One genomic region from Populus nigra chromosome 8, ddPopNigr1.1, whole genome shotgun sequence encodes:
- the LOC133700808 gene encoding two-component response regulator-like APRR2 isoform X2, protein MVCTTNDLSAWKDFPKGLSVLLLDEDNSSAAEIKSKLEALDYIVYTFCNENEALSAISNEPGSFHVAIVEVSTSNSNGSFKFLETAKDLPTIMTSNIHCLNTMMKCIALGAVEFLRKPLSEDKLRNIWQHVVHKAFNAGGSVQSESLKPVKDSIVSMLELKVELEENEDENMEKTENASLAQESNEQQSPASDKHPAPSTWQFKQVGRLLDDGDCKEHINCSVEKDSGEQEGESKSVETTCAMSQETLKAGHPPCFIETVIKETGDLTDGAKSENNIHPNPQNKDSLNHSNDVASDLHTSNGTRANRKKMKVDWTPELHKKFVHVVEKLGVDQAIPSRVLELMKVESLTRHNVASHLQKYRMRRRPILPKEDDRRWPHHREQVQRSNYPYKPIMAYPPYHSNHDLPTNPVYPMWGATGSHTASMHTWGTPSYLPWPPTEIWHRKPYLGMHADAWGCPVMPPLHSPFSSFPQNASGFQSASMVDNSCGMPQKPFDLQPAEEVINKVVKEVINKPWLPLPIGLKPPSTDSVLAELSRLW, encoded by the exons ATGGTTTGTACCACTAATGATTTATCAGCATGGAAGGATTTTCCAAAGGGCCTCAGTGTCCTTCTCCTTGATGAGGACAACAGTTCTGCTGCTGAGATAAAATCGAAACTGGAAGCACTGGACTATATCG TTTATACATTCTGCAATGAGAATGAAGCGCTCTCAGCAATTTCAAATGAACCTGGAAGCTTCCATGTTGCTATAGTGGAG GTGAGTACGAGCAATAGCAATGGGAGTTTCAAGTTTCTAGAAACTGCAAAGGACTTGCCTACCATTA TGACTTCAAACATTCATTGCCTGAACACCATGATGAAGTGCATAGCG CTTGGTGCAGTTGAGTTCCTTCGGAAACCACTCTCTGAAGATAAACTAAGGAATATATGGCAGCATGTGGTTCATAAG GCATTTAATGCAGGTGGGAGTGTTCAATCCGAATCACTAAAGCCTGTCAAAGATTCTATAGTTTCTATGCTTGAGCTCAAAGTGGAACTTGAAGAAAACGAGGATGAGAACATGGAGAAAACAGAAAATGCGTCTTTGGCTCAGGAAAGCAATGAGCAGCAGTCACCAGCTAGTGATAAGCATCCAGCTCCTTCAACTTGGCAATTTAAACAAGTAGGGCGGCTGCTGGATGATGGAGATTGCAAAGAACATATTAACTGCTCAGTAGAAAAGGATAGTGGGGAGCAAGAGGGGGAATCTAAATCTGTCGAAACAACTTGTGCCATGTCTCAAGAAACTCTAAAAGCAGGGCATCCTCCATGCTTTATAGAGACTGTGATCAAAGAGACAGGTGACTTAACTGATGGTGCCAAGAGTGAGAATAACATACATCCCAATCCACAAAATAAAGACAGTCTCAACCATTCTAATGATGTTGCTTCTGATCTTCATACTTCCAATGGGACTAGAGCTAATCGAAAGAAGATGAAG gTAGACTGGACACCAGAGCTTCACAAAAAATTTGTGCACGTGGTGGAAAAACTAGGTGTAGATCAAGCAATTCCTTCACGAGTATTAGAGCTAATGAAAGTGGAAAGCTTGACTAGGCATAATGTAGCAAGTCATCTGCAG AAATATCGAATGCGCAGGAGGCCTATTTTGCCCAAGGAAGATGACCGGCGATGGCCACACCATAGAGAGCAAGTACAAAGGAGTAATTATCCATATAAACCTATCATGGCATACCCTCCATATCATTCTAACCATGATCTTCCAACCAACCCGGTCTATCCTATGTGGGGAGCAACAGGTAGTCACACAGCTAGCATGCATACGTGGGGCACACCCAGCTATCTCCCATGGCCCCCAACAGAAATTTGGCACAGGAAGCCTTATCTAGGG ATGCATGCGGATGCATGGGGTTGCCCTGTGATGCCACCATTGCATagtcctttttcttcttttcctcaa AATGCATCTGGGTTTCAAAGTGCCAGCATGGTCGATAACAGCTGTGGCATGCCACAAAAACCTTTTGACCTACAACCG GCCGAGGAGGTGATCAACAAGGTAGTGAAAGAGGTAATCAACAAGCCTTGGCTACCGTTGCCCATAGGCCTCAAGCCCCCTTCTACAGATAGCGTCCTCGCGGAGCTCTCCAG ATTATGGTAG
- the LOC133700808 gene encoding two-component response regulator-like APRR2 isoform X1: protein MVCTTNDLSAWKDFPKGLSVLLLDEDNSSAAEIKSKLEALDYIVYTFCNENEALSAISNEPGSFHVAIVEVSTSNSNGSFKFLETAKDLPTIMTSNIHCLNTMMKCIALGAVEFLRKPLSEDKLRNIWQHVVHKAFNAGGSVQSESLKPVKDSIVSMLELKVELEENEDENMEKTENASLAQESNEQQSPASDKHPAPSTWQFKQVGRLLDDGDCKEHINCSVEKDSGEQEGESKSVETTCAMSQETLKAGHPPCFIETVIKETGDLTDGAKSENNIHPNPQNKDSLNHSNDVASDLHTSNGTRANRKKMKVDWTPELHKKFVHVVEKLGVDQAIPSRVLELMKVESLTRHNVASHLQKYRMRRRPILPKEDDRRWPHHREQVQRSNYPYKPIMAYPPYHSNHDLPTNPVYPMWGATGSHTASMHTWGTPSYLPWPPTEIWHRKPYLGMHADAWGCPVMPPLHSPFSSFPQNASGFQSASMVDNSCGMPQKPFDLQPAEEVINKVVKEVINKPWLPLPIGLKPPSTDSVLAELSRQGISSIPPLCSNSF from the exons ATGGTTTGTACCACTAATGATTTATCAGCATGGAAGGATTTTCCAAAGGGCCTCAGTGTCCTTCTCCTTGATGAGGACAACAGTTCTGCTGCTGAGATAAAATCGAAACTGGAAGCACTGGACTATATCG TTTATACATTCTGCAATGAGAATGAAGCGCTCTCAGCAATTTCAAATGAACCTGGAAGCTTCCATGTTGCTATAGTGGAG GTGAGTACGAGCAATAGCAATGGGAGTTTCAAGTTTCTAGAAACTGCAAAGGACTTGCCTACCATTA TGACTTCAAACATTCATTGCCTGAACACCATGATGAAGTGCATAGCG CTTGGTGCAGTTGAGTTCCTTCGGAAACCACTCTCTGAAGATAAACTAAGGAATATATGGCAGCATGTGGTTCATAAG GCATTTAATGCAGGTGGGAGTGTTCAATCCGAATCACTAAAGCCTGTCAAAGATTCTATAGTTTCTATGCTTGAGCTCAAAGTGGAACTTGAAGAAAACGAGGATGAGAACATGGAGAAAACAGAAAATGCGTCTTTGGCTCAGGAAAGCAATGAGCAGCAGTCACCAGCTAGTGATAAGCATCCAGCTCCTTCAACTTGGCAATTTAAACAAGTAGGGCGGCTGCTGGATGATGGAGATTGCAAAGAACATATTAACTGCTCAGTAGAAAAGGATAGTGGGGAGCAAGAGGGGGAATCTAAATCTGTCGAAACAACTTGTGCCATGTCTCAAGAAACTCTAAAAGCAGGGCATCCTCCATGCTTTATAGAGACTGTGATCAAAGAGACAGGTGACTTAACTGATGGTGCCAAGAGTGAGAATAACATACATCCCAATCCACAAAATAAAGACAGTCTCAACCATTCTAATGATGTTGCTTCTGATCTTCATACTTCCAATGGGACTAGAGCTAATCGAAAGAAGATGAAG gTAGACTGGACACCAGAGCTTCACAAAAAATTTGTGCACGTGGTGGAAAAACTAGGTGTAGATCAAGCAATTCCTTCACGAGTATTAGAGCTAATGAAAGTGGAAAGCTTGACTAGGCATAATGTAGCAAGTCATCTGCAG AAATATCGAATGCGCAGGAGGCCTATTTTGCCCAAGGAAGATGACCGGCGATGGCCACACCATAGAGAGCAAGTACAAAGGAGTAATTATCCATATAAACCTATCATGGCATACCCTCCATATCATTCTAACCATGATCTTCCAACCAACCCGGTCTATCCTATGTGGGGAGCAACAGGTAGTCACACAGCTAGCATGCATACGTGGGGCACACCCAGCTATCTCCCATGGCCCCCAACAGAAATTTGGCACAGGAAGCCTTATCTAGGG ATGCATGCGGATGCATGGGGTTGCCCTGTGATGCCACCATTGCATagtcctttttcttcttttcctcaa AATGCATCTGGGTTTCAAAGTGCCAGCATGGTCGATAACAGCTGTGGCATGCCACAAAAACCTTTTGACCTACAACCG GCCGAGGAGGTGATCAACAAGGTAGTGAAAGAGGTAATCAACAAGCCTTGGCTACCGTTGCCCATAGGCCTCAAGCCCCCTTCTACAGATAGCGTCCTCGCGGAGCTCTCCAGGCAAGGCATCTCATCAATTCCTCCCCTTTGCTCTAATTCCTTCTAA
- the LOC133700808 gene encoding two-component response regulator-like APRR2 isoform X3 yields the protein MVCTTNDLSAWKDFPKGLSVLLLDEDNSSAAEIKSKLEALDYIVYTFCNENEALSAISNEPGSFHVAIVEVSTSNSNGSFKFLETAKDLPTIMTSNIHCLNTMMKCIALGAVEFLRKPLSEDKLRNIWQHVVHKAFNAGGSVQSESLKPVKDSIVSMLELKVELEENEDENMEKTENASLAQESNEQQSPASDKHPAPSTWQFKQVGRLLDDGDCKEHINCSVEKDSGEQEGESKSVETTCAMSQETLKAGHPPCFIETVIKETGDLTDGAKSENNIHPNPQNKDSLNHSNDVASDLHTSNGTRANRKKMKKYRMRRRPILPKEDDRRWPHHREQVQRSNYPYKPIMAYPPYHSNHDLPTNPVYPMWGATGSHTASMHTWGTPSYLPWPPTEIWHRKPYLGMHADAWGCPVMPPLHSPFSSFPQNASGFQSASMVDNSCGMPQKPFDLQPAEEVINKVVKEVINKPWLPLPIGLKPPSTDSVLAELSRQGISSIPPLCSNSF from the exons ATGGTTTGTACCACTAATGATTTATCAGCATGGAAGGATTTTCCAAAGGGCCTCAGTGTCCTTCTCCTTGATGAGGACAACAGTTCTGCTGCTGAGATAAAATCGAAACTGGAAGCACTGGACTATATCG TTTATACATTCTGCAATGAGAATGAAGCGCTCTCAGCAATTTCAAATGAACCTGGAAGCTTCCATGTTGCTATAGTGGAG GTGAGTACGAGCAATAGCAATGGGAGTTTCAAGTTTCTAGAAACTGCAAAGGACTTGCCTACCATTA TGACTTCAAACATTCATTGCCTGAACACCATGATGAAGTGCATAGCG CTTGGTGCAGTTGAGTTCCTTCGGAAACCACTCTCTGAAGATAAACTAAGGAATATATGGCAGCATGTGGTTCATAAG GCATTTAATGCAGGTGGGAGTGTTCAATCCGAATCACTAAAGCCTGTCAAAGATTCTATAGTTTCTATGCTTGAGCTCAAAGTGGAACTTGAAGAAAACGAGGATGAGAACATGGAGAAAACAGAAAATGCGTCTTTGGCTCAGGAAAGCAATGAGCAGCAGTCACCAGCTAGTGATAAGCATCCAGCTCCTTCAACTTGGCAATTTAAACAAGTAGGGCGGCTGCTGGATGATGGAGATTGCAAAGAACATATTAACTGCTCAGTAGAAAAGGATAGTGGGGAGCAAGAGGGGGAATCTAAATCTGTCGAAACAACTTGTGCCATGTCTCAAGAAACTCTAAAAGCAGGGCATCCTCCATGCTTTATAGAGACTGTGATCAAAGAGACAGGTGACTTAACTGATGGTGCCAAGAGTGAGAATAACATACATCCCAATCCACAAAATAAAGACAGTCTCAACCATTCTAATGATGTTGCTTCTGATCTTCATACTTCCAATGGGACTAGAGCTAATCGAAAGAAGATGAAG AAATATCGAATGCGCAGGAGGCCTATTTTGCCCAAGGAAGATGACCGGCGATGGCCACACCATAGAGAGCAAGTACAAAGGAGTAATTATCCATATAAACCTATCATGGCATACCCTCCATATCATTCTAACCATGATCTTCCAACCAACCCGGTCTATCCTATGTGGGGAGCAACAGGTAGTCACACAGCTAGCATGCATACGTGGGGCACACCCAGCTATCTCCCATGGCCCCCAACAGAAATTTGGCACAGGAAGCCTTATCTAGGG ATGCATGCGGATGCATGGGGTTGCCCTGTGATGCCACCATTGCATagtcctttttcttcttttcctcaa AATGCATCTGGGTTTCAAAGTGCCAGCATGGTCGATAACAGCTGTGGCATGCCACAAAAACCTTTTGACCTACAACCG GCCGAGGAGGTGATCAACAAGGTAGTGAAAGAGGTAATCAACAAGCCTTGGCTACCGTTGCCCATAGGCCTCAAGCCCCCTTCTACAGATAGCGTCCTCGCGGAGCTCTCCAGGCAAGGCATCTCATCAATTCCTCCCCTTTGCTCTAATTCCTTCTAA
- the LOC133700808 gene encoding two-component response regulator-like APRR2 isoform X4, producing MMKCIALGAVEFLRKPLSEDKLRNIWQHVVHKAFNAGGSVQSESLKPVKDSIVSMLELKVELEENEDENMEKTENASLAQESNEQQSPASDKHPAPSTWQFKQVGRLLDDGDCKEHINCSVEKDSGEQEGESKSVETTCAMSQETLKAGHPPCFIETVIKETGDLTDGAKSENNIHPNPQNKDSLNHSNDVASDLHTSNGTRANRKKMKVDWTPELHKKFVHVVEKLGVDQAIPSRVLELMKVESLTRHNVASHLQKYRMRRRPILPKEDDRRWPHHREQVQRSNYPYKPIMAYPPYHSNHDLPTNPVYPMWGATGSHTASMHTWGTPSYLPWPPTEIWHRKPYLGMHADAWGCPVMPPLHSPFSSFPQNASGFQSASMVDNSCGMPQKPFDLQPAEEVINKVVKEVINKPWLPLPIGLKPPSTDSVLAELSRQGISSIPPLCSNSF from the exons ATGATGAAGTGCATAGCG CTTGGTGCAGTTGAGTTCCTTCGGAAACCACTCTCTGAAGATAAACTAAGGAATATATGGCAGCATGTGGTTCATAAG GCATTTAATGCAGGTGGGAGTGTTCAATCCGAATCACTAAAGCCTGTCAAAGATTCTATAGTTTCTATGCTTGAGCTCAAAGTGGAACTTGAAGAAAACGAGGATGAGAACATGGAGAAAACAGAAAATGCGTCTTTGGCTCAGGAAAGCAATGAGCAGCAGTCACCAGCTAGTGATAAGCATCCAGCTCCTTCAACTTGGCAATTTAAACAAGTAGGGCGGCTGCTGGATGATGGAGATTGCAAAGAACATATTAACTGCTCAGTAGAAAAGGATAGTGGGGAGCAAGAGGGGGAATCTAAATCTGTCGAAACAACTTGTGCCATGTCTCAAGAAACTCTAAAAGCAGGGCATCCTCCATGCTTTATAGAGACTGTGATCAAAGAGACAGGTGACTTAACTGATGGTGCCAAGAGTGAGAATAACATACATCCCAATCCACAAAATAAAGACAGTCTCAACCATTCTAATGATGTTGCTTCTGATCTTCATACTTCCAATGGGACTAGAGCTAATCGAAAGAAGATGAAG gTAGACTGGACACCAGAGCTTCACAAAAAATTTGTGCACGTGGTGGAAAAACTAGGTGTAGATCAAGCAATTCCTTCACGAGTATTAGAGCTAATGAAAGTGGAAAGCTTGACTAGGCATAATGTAGCAAGTCATCTGCAG AAATATCGAATGCGCAGGAGGCCTATTTTGCCCAAGGAAGATGACCGGCGATGGCCACACCATAGAGAGCAAGTACAAAGGAGTAATTATCCATATAAACCTATCATGGCATACCCTCCATATCATTCTAACCATGATCTTCCAACCAACCCGGTCTATCCTATGTGGGGAGCAACAGGTAGTCACACAGCTAGCATGCATACGTGGGGCACACCCAGCTATCTCCCATGGCCCCCAACAGAAATTTGGCACAGGAAGCCTTATCTAGGG ATGCATGCGGATGCATGGGGTTGCCCTGTGATGCCACCATTGCATagtcctttttcttcttttcctcaa AATGCATCTGGGTTTCAAAGTGCCAGCATGGTCGATAACAGCTGTGGCATGCCACAAAAACCTTTTGACCTACAACCG GCCGAGGAGGTGATCAACAAGGTAGTGAAAGAGGTAATCAACAAGCCTTGGCTACCGTTGCCCATAGGCCTCAAGCCCCCTTCTACAGATAGCGTCCTCGCGGAGCTCTCCAGGCAAGGCATCTCATCAATTCCTCCCCTTTGCTCTAATTCCTTCTAA
- the LOC133702108 gene encoding tobamovirus multiplication protein 2A-like, translating to MACKGCLECLLKLLNFVLTLVGLAMIGYGIYLFVEYTRADDNVALVSTLSDGQGLTQLGRPMLMTVSLSDNILDKLPKAWFIYLFVAVGVILFIISCFGCIGAATRNGCCLTCYSVLIVLLILVELGCAAFIFFDKSWKEEIPTDKTGDFDMLYDFLKEKWNIVKWVALGIVILEALIFLLALLVRAANRPPEYDSDDELIAPRQQNRQPLLNRPPAPATGVPVAGTLDQRPSRNDAWSTRMREKYGLDTSEFTYNPSEPHRFQPVSAQPTEERSRCTIM from the exons ATGGCGTGTAAAGGATGCTTGGAGTGCCTACTGAAGCTCCTTAACTTCGTGCTCACTCTTGTGGGTCTGGCTATGATTGGTTATGGGATCTACTTGTTTGTTGAGTATACAAGAGCTGATGACAACGTAGCACTAGTGTCGACGCTGAGTGATGGTCAGGGTTTGACGCAGCTTGGTCGCCCTATGCTTATGACTGTGTCTCTTTCGGACAATATCCTTGATAAGCTGCCAAAAGCTTG GTTCATATACTTATTTGTTGCTGTAGGAGTAATTCTCTTCATCATCTCTTGTTTTGGTTGTATTGGAGCTGCAACACGAAATGGCTGCTGCTTGACTTGT TATTCAGTATTGATCGTCTTGTTGATATTGGTAGAGTTGGGATGTGCAGCTTTCATATTCTTTGATAAAAGCTGGAAAGAA GAAATTCCAACAGACAAAACTGGAGATTTTGACATGCTATATGATTTCCTCAAAGAAAAATGGAACATTGTCAAATGGGTTGCTCTTGGAATAGTTATTTTGGAG gctttgattttcttgttagCCCTTCTGGTTCGGGCAGCAAACAGGCCACCAGAGTATGATAGTGATGATGAGCTCATTGCCCCTAGGCAACAGAACCGACAGCCTTTGCTTAACAGGCCACCAGCTCCTGCAACAGGTGTGCCTGTTGCTGGAACCCTTGATCAGCGTCCAAGCAGAAATGATGCCTGGAGTACACGAATGAGGGAAAAG TATGGGCTTGATACATCCGAGTTCACGTACAACCCATCTGAGCCGCACAGGTTCCAGCCAGTGTCTGCGCAACCTACTGAGGAAAGGAGTCGTTGCACCATCATGTGA